In Alicyclobacillus macrosporangiidus CPP55, a single window of DNA contains:
- a CDS encoding N-acyl homoserine lactonase family protein, whose product MKVYPLQTGYTKVPYGQFYGGLEGWVGLRGVWKFATDKKHFIKVPIHVYLIEHPQHGPIFVDAGIHAEQAREHDRYYRGIARLILDSDEYVLPEDQELPVQLKRLGYECNDIRNLILTHLHEDHVGCLRYFPNATVMVPKVEWDGRHKKLFGLIPLYYQPSMSMVRNWSFIEFSSGGFHSFDSSQDVFGDGTIIMVPTPGHSCGHASLLLNLGEYQLFLAGDSLYTLRHLAVDQVRAITVNAAWLEDYMNSIRRIQKLRRSLPNMVIVPTHDHTEYQYCQ is encoded by the coding sequence ATGAAGGTCTATCCATTGCAAACAGGGTACACGAAGGTGCCGTATGGTCAATTTTATGGTGGGCTGGAAGGCTGGGTAGGACTCAGAGGCGTGTGGAAATTTGCCACGGATAAAAAGCACTTTATCAAGGTCCCGATTCATGTATACCTGATCGAACATCCGCAGCACGGGCCAATCTTTGTGGACGCGGGGATCCATGCGGAGCAAGCCCGTGAACATGATCGGTACTATCGGGGAATTGCCCGCCTCATCCTGGATTCCGATGAGTACGTGTTGCCTGAAGACCAGGAACTGCCAGTTCAGCTGAAGCGGCTTGGTTACGAGTGTAACGATATCCGGAACCTGATCTTGACCCACCTTCACGAAGACCATGTCGGATGCCTGAGGTATTTTCCGAACGCCACGGTGATGGTGCCAAAAGTCGAATGGGATGGAAGACACAAAAAATTGTTCGGTTTGATACCACTATATTACCAACCGTCGATGTCCATGGTCAGGAACTGGAGCTTCATAGAATTTTCGTCCGGGGGATTTCACAGCTTTGACTCGAGCCAGGATGTATTCGGGGATGGGACGATCATCATGGTTCCGACTCCGGGCCACAGCTGTGGGCATGCAAGTTTGCTGCTGAATCTGGGCGAGTATCAGCTATTTCTAGCCGGAGACAGTTTGTACACCTTGCGCCATCTGGCGGTGGATCAAGTACGGGCCATCACCGTAAATGCCGCATGGTTGGAGGATTATATGAATTCCATCCGGCGGATCCAGAAACTTCGTCGTTCGTTACCGAATATGGTCATCGTGCCGACCCATGATCACACCGAATATCAATACTGTCAATAG
- a CDS encoding Hsp20/alpha crystallin family protein: MASGKNNGENPFDFLNQLGDLADLKKILGPDFFKNLPLPQMRSPWFAGGGDQPQEPFPRVDVYRGRREIVAVFELPGLTSSADVQVSVRPHALRVRGECTARFQRRGDTVWMSECHHGSFDREIELPDRVLADQVRAVYRSGLLVVYLTKDDTSVDPGHTVLIDFGSDPESE, encoded by the coding sequence ATGGCGTCAGGGAAGAACAACGGGGAGAATCCGTTCGATTTCTTGAATCAACTTGGCGATCTCGCCGATCTGAAAAAAATCCTGGGCCCGGACTTTTTCAAGAACCTCCCCCTTCCTCAAATGCGCAGCCCATGGTTTGCCGGCGGCGGAGACCAGCCGCAGGAGCCCTTTCCCCGGGTGGACGTGTACCGCGGCCGACGGGAGATTGTGGCTGTCTTTGAACTGCCCGGCTTGACCAGCAGCGCGGATGTCCAAGTGTCGGTACGTCCTCACGCGCTGCGGGTTCGCGGGGAGTGCACCGCCCGTTTTCAGCGGCGCGGGGACACCGTATGGATGTCGGAATGCCACCACGGATCGTTTGACCGGGAGATTGAGCTGCCAGACCGCGTTCTCGCCGACCAGGTGCGGGCCGTGTACCGCAGCGGCTTGCTGGTGGTGTACCTCACCAAGGACGATACTTCGGTGGATCCCGGGCACACGGTCTTGATTGACTTTGGATCGGACCCGGAATCCGAATGA
- a CDS encoding glycosyltransferase family 4 protein, giving the protein MRVLQCPTEIAGQMGILTKALARVGIESTAYNTFHSYLGYRDHIYNVDPYELESMMGDAIKNFDVFHFHYGQTMAPDFADLPEIFRLGKPMVMHHWGNDVRTHALASANNPYVYTGDSPPPERIHQTLTQLTRYVQHAIVQDYEVYSYVASYYKRVHVVPIALDVRSVPPSPPSAEEDCPLIVHAPTNPLFKGTKYIEEAIERLREQGLRFRYQRVEKVSNTAALALYRSADIVVDQILCGSYGLLAVEAMSLGKPVIGYIREDLVKTFPEIPPIVSANPDQVYDALKELIQNPVLRVEKGRQGRLYAERYHAAEVVVQQLLRVYSELSN; this is encoded by the coding sequence ATGAGAGTTCTCCAGTGTCCGACCGAGATCGCGGGTCAGATGGGGATTTTGACAAAGGCACTGGCGCGAGTGGGCATCGAGTCGACAGCGTACAACACGTTTCACAGTTATCTGGGGTACCGCGATCACATTTACAACGTAGACCCGTACGAACTCGAATCGATGATGGGCGACGCCATCAAGAACTTTGACGTGTTTCACTTTCACTACGGGCAGACCATGGCTCCAGACTTTGCGGACCTGCCGGAGATTTTCCGCCTCGGAAAACCGATGGTGATGCACCACTGGGGAAACGACGTTCGGACCCACGCGTTGGCTTCGGCGAACAATCCGTACGTGTATACGGGGGACTCGCCCCCGCCTGAGCGGATTCATCAAACTCTGACGCAACTGACACGCTATGTCCAGCACGCCATTGTGCAGGACTACGAGGTCTATTCTTATGTGGCTTCCTACTACAAACGCGTGCACGTCGTGCCGATTGCTTTGGATGTCCGCTCGGTGCCGCCCAGCCCTCCTTCTGCGGAGGAGGACTGTCCGTTGATAGTACACGCCCCCACGAATCCCTTGTTCAAGGGAACAAAGTACATCGAGGAGGCCATCGAGAGACTCCGCGAGCAAGGTCTGCGTTTCAGGTACCAGCGGGTTGAAAAGGTCAGCAACACAGCGGCGCTGGCCTTGTACCGCAGCGCCGACATCGTGGTGGATCAGATTCTGTGCGGATCGTACGGCCTGTTGGCGGTGGAGGCGATGAGTCTCGGCAAGCCCGTGATTGGATACATCCGGGAAGACCTGGTCAAGACATTTCCGGAGATTCCGCCGATTGTCTCGGCCAACCCGGACCAGGTTTACGATGCGCTGAAGGAACTCATCCAGAACCCGGTGCTGCGGGTGGAGAAAGGAAGACAGGGAAGGCTGTACGCCGAACGGTATCATGCGGCCGAAGTGGTGGTGCAGCAGTTGCTTCGCGTTTACAGTGAGCTTTCAAATTGA
- a CDS encoding NAD(P)H-dependent oxidoreductase produces MNVLVIYAHPNPKSLNAAVLEQVERGLKDGGHTFTTVDLYKDGFNPVLEFNDHIRRSDLKDDPETAHYRELIKRADHLIFIYPVWWYGPPAILKGFFDRVLASGFAFTYEGPVPKGLLRGKSAWVFYTMDSPWWYARFFRRSAEWIAVGEATLKFCGFRPVKRFMFAGVKHTKESRRRKWLEYVYRQVRYRLGVDRRAYR; encoded by the coding sequence GTGAATGTACTCGTTATTTATGCTCATCCAAACCCGAAGAGCTTGAACGCTGCCGTGTTGGAGCAGGTCGAACGGGGACTCAAAGACGGAGGTCACACGTTTACCACCGTTGACCTCTATAAAGACGGATTCAATCCGGTCCTCGAGTTCAACGACCATATAAGGCGCAGTGACCTAAAAGACGATCCGGAAACTGCCCACTACCGTGAACTGATAAAGAGAGCTGACCACCTCATCTTCATTTATCCAGTGTGGTGGTACGGCCCACCAGCCATATTGAAAGGATTTTTTGACAGGGTTCTTGCTTCCGGATTTGCATTCACATACGAAGGACCAGTTCCGAAGGGGTTGTTACGGGGCAAATCCGCCTGGGTCTTTTATACAATGGATTCTCCATGGTGGTATGCGAGGTTTTTCCGGAGAAGTGCTGAGTGGATCGCGGTCGGAGAAGCAACACTCAAGTTTTGCGGCTTTCGCCCAGTGAAGCGGTTCATGTTCGCGGGGGTAAAGCATACCAAAGAGAGCCGACGGAGAAAATGGTTAGAATACGTATATCGTCAGGTCCGGTACCGGCTGGGAGTGGACAGGAGGGCGTACCGATGA
- the istA gene encoding IS21 family transposase, which produces MREGEKMEIKKLYEEGVSISELARRFGHDRKTIRKAVSEPRQQQEEGVMRSRGRRTKGHKLEPYKAYVEQRMRIGVLNAERIFREIREQGYTGGITVLREFMRPLRPVVSAKATVRFETAPGEQAQIDLGAFPYLDPQGHRRTVWCFAMVLAYSRMLYLEFIKAPDQLHILQALRNALEFFGGVPKVILSDNCSPLVVTNDGQGHVDWQPAYMDFAKYYGFVPKACKPYRSRTKGKIERPIGYIRSNFWPVAFVDLDDLNRQGAVWRDTVANVRIHGTTREQPLVRFQAEKLQPLPKSRYTLAYADMRKVMSDCRISWNTNMYTVPWRYVGHTVLVREFESGSLQIEYGGQVIAEHRVLSGRHQVSTNPEHFKGIPAGTSRPDRGKVPGMQIGPDVEQRELSVYEQIAMGGQVQ; this is translated from the coding sequence ATGAGGGAAGGTGAGAAGATGGAAATCAAGAAGCTGTATGAGGAGGGCGTCAGCATTTCGGAACTGGCCAGAAGATTCGGCCACGACCGCAAAACCATTCGCAAGGCTGTAAGTGAACCTCGGCAGCAGCAAGAGGAGGGCGTGATGAGGTCGCGTGGTCGAAGGACGAAGGGACACAAATTGGAGCCGTACAAGGCCTACGTTGAGCAGCGCATGCGTATCGGCGTGCTGAATGCGGAGCGAATCTTTCGCGAGATCCGGGAGCAGGGATATACCGGTGGCATCACCGTCCTGCGTGAGTTCATGCGTCCTCTTCGCCCGGTTGTCTCTGCCAAGGCAACCGTGCGGTTTGAGACGGCTCCGGGGGAACAAGCGCAAATTGACCTGGGCGCATTCCCCTACCTGGACCCGCAGGGCCATCGGCGAACCGTATGGTGCTTTGCCATGGTACTCGCCTACTCCCGTATGCTCTACCTGGAGTTTATCAAAGCACCGGACCAACTGCATATCCTCCAGGCGCTGCGCAACGCGCTGGAGTTCTTCGGCGGGGTCCCAAAGGTCATTCTCAGCGACAACTGTTCCCCGCTCGTCGTGACCAACGACGGTCAGGGGCATGTGGATTGGCAGCCGGCATACATGGACTTCGCCAAATACTATGGATTCGTGCCCAAGGCCTGTAAACCCTACCGAAGCCGCACCAAAGGGAAGATTGAACGGCCTATCGGGTACATCCGGTCCAACTTCTGGCCGGTAGCGTTCGTGGACCTGGACGACCTGAACCGGCAGGGCGCCGTCTGGCGGGATACGGTGGCCAATGTCCGTATCCACGGCACGACGCGGGAGCAGCCGTTGGTGCGGTTTCAGGCCGAGAAGCTACAGCCCCTGCCTAAGAGCCGGTACACGCTGGCGTACGCTGACATGCGCAAGGTCATGAGCGATTGCCGCATCTCGTGGAACACGAACATGTACACCGTTCCGTGGCGGTATGTGGGGCACACCGTCCTGGTCAGGGAGTTTGAGTCGGGTAGCCTGCAAATCGAGTACGGCGGGCAAGTCATCGCCGAACACCGTGTCCTCTCTGGCAGGCACCAGGTCTCAACCAACCCTGAGCATTTCAAGGGCATCCCGGCTGGAACATCCCGTCCAGATCGAGGAAAAGTACCAGGAATGCAAATCGGACCGGATGTGGAGCAGCGGGAGCTGTCTGTGTATGAGCAGATTGCGATGGGAGGTCAGGTGCAATGA
- a CDS encoding peptidoglycan-binding protein, giving the protein MGAGLLAAMMAQASPALAASPAITNVTLKSISLNGARVIQAYGFTYNQTAYIPIWYVFKALTAVGVQSTWDGTNWRMTVPANIPINFSNVSVGTGSKNIYLNGRLVKKIDAIVYKDPMSGKPTTYMPIWYVMKILERINVKSSWDGTHWVLTTANQYTAYKADGSVIGSFPQLSDAEKAVQNLPGGYVKDPSGNAAFQEPDFAAYRDPSQTPKHFTSESAADASIKGYPNGFVVDAITGIVTTLPSNYYQLDGSGRWTNSIDGPLGSQKPPFAQPGVIYVGIDPNPGHSPYNTKFYALSQGGKFLGKYVGTWESPYRTADLRFPAPWQVNAQSIDAFLASHNSPMQGLGASFIAAQNTYGVNATYLLAHAIEESAWGTSTIAHAKNNLFGYGAYDTEPMNAAGSFPSEDYAIRFEAWEVRNNYLNPGSSHFYNWPTLDGMNEHYATAHDWASNIATIMDQFVTATGGNASQYTQYSGQSAPPPSSTDEPVYYLNGATVTKNLPFPGNLSISMENTYSPAVQQVQNQLNQDGFNVGYADGYFGPKTQAGVMKFQAAQNLPQTGVVDQATWNTLFPSQGPEVTIPIDRMRQGYNNGYVTEMYHLADGSDQWIYANTVHLGNVFRVNAANGVSTQVYDPNNHGAVIYTLHDGDYVVVTNSVPTAGYYTIQLCDQSTGKPMTGVISTNDATIQQVY; this is encoded by the coding sequence ATGGGTGCGGGGTTGTTGGCCGCGATGATGGCACAGGCAAGCCCTGCGTTGGCAGCTAGTCCAGCGATCACTAATGTCACCCTGAAGAGCATCTCCCTGAATGGCGCCCGCGTGATCCAGGCGTATGGGTTCACGTACAATCAGACCGCGTACATCCCGATTTGGTATGTTTTCAAGGCTCTGACAGCGGTCGGTGTCCAGAGTACGTGGGACGGCACCAATTGGAGAATGACGGTTCCCGCCAACATCCCGATCAATTTTTCCAATGTGAGTGTCGGCACCGGATCGAAGAACATTTATTTGAACGGGCGCCTGGTGAAGAAGATCGATGCCATCGTCTACAAGGATCCGATGTCAGGCAAGCCCACTACATACATGCCGATCTGGTATGTGATGAAGATTCTCGAGCGGATCAACGTGAAGAGCAGCTGGGACGGCACGCACTGGGTGTTGACGACGGCCAACCAGTACACCGCGTACAAGGCGGACGGCAGCGTGATCGGTTCATTCCCGCAGTTGTCAGACGCCGAGAAGGCCGTGCAGAACCTGCCAGGCGGGTATGTGAAGGACCCCTCCGGCAACGCGGCCTTCCAGGAGCCGGATTTCGCGGCTTACAGGGATCCAAGCCAGACACCCAAGCACTTCACGTCCGAGTCGGCGGCGGACGCATCCATCAAGGGATACCCCAATGGATTTGTGGTGGATGCCATCACAGGCATCGTGACTACGTTGCCTAGCAATTATTATCAATTGGATGGCAGCGGACGCTGGACGAATTCTATCGATGGACCTTTGGGATCGCAGAAGCCTCCGTTCGCTCAGCCAGGTGTGATTTATGTCGGGATCGATCCGAATCCGGGCCATTCCCCCTACAACACGAAATTTTACGCACTCTCACAAGGCGGCAAGTTTCTGGGAAAGTACGTTGGGACGTGGGAAAGTCCGTATCGCACGGCCGACCTTCGCTTCCCGGCGCCGTGGCAGGTCAACGCTCAGTCGATTGATGCGTTCTTGGCCAGCCACAACTCGCCGATGCAGGGCCTAGGCGCCTCATTCATCGCCGCCCAGAACACGTACGGCGTGAACGCCACCTACCTGCTGGCGCACGCCATTGAGGAGAGCGCGTGGGGTACCAGCACTATCGCCCATGCCAAGAACAATCTCTTTGGGTACGGGGCATATGACACCGAACCCATGAACGCGGCGGGATCGTTCCCTTCCGAGGACTACGCCATCCGCTTTGAAGCGTGGGAGGTCAGGAACAATTATTTGAATCCGGGATCGTCCCATTTTTACAATTGGCCGACCCTCGACGGCATGAACGAGCACTACGCGACCGCTCACGATTGGGCCTCGAACATCGCGACCATCATGGATCAATTCGTGACGGCGACAGGCGGAAACGCCAGCCAATACACGCAGTACAGCGGCCAGAGCGCGCCGCCGCCGAGTTCCACCGACGAGCCCGTGTATTACCTGAACGGCGCGACCGTGACCAAAAACCTGCCGTTTCCGGGCAACCTGTCGATCAGCATGGAAAACACGTACAGCCCGGCGGTTCAACAGGTACAGAACCAGTTGAACCAGGATGGCTTCAACGTCGGGTATGCGGACGGATATTTCGGCCCCAAGACGCAGGCCGGGGTGATGAAGTTCCAGGCGGCCCAGAACCTGCCACAAACCGGAGTCGTGGATCAAGCCACGTGGAACACACTGTTCCCCTCCCAGGGACCTGAGGTGACGATCCCGATTGACCGCATGAGGCAGGGATACAACAACGGGTATGTCACGGAAATGTATCACCTGGCGGACGGGTCCGACCAGTGGATCTACGCCAACACCGTCCATCTCGGCAACGTGTTCCGTGTGAATGCCGCCAACGGCGTCTCGACACAGGTCTACGATCCGAACAATCACGGCGCGGTCATCTACACGCTGCACGACGGCGACTATGTGGTGGTCACCAACTCTGTGCCCACCGCCGGCTACTACACGATTCAACTGTGCGATCAATCCACCGGCAAACCCATGACGGGCGTGATCAGCACCAACGACGCCACGATTCAGCAAGTGTATTAA
- a CDS encoding ROK family transcriptional regulator yields MPKGPSLLREINEKRILSFLRANRVSSRQEMAERLGLSKNTVSLIVEKFLEEGLVQELGTDPQGIGRPRTQLCLAADAFRVLGVLVRDTSCEAVLTDYQGAMLRSVRASVHARDPQACLACIEDLARRLADPDDHVLGLGVAIPGLVDPDSGLVRYSTHLGWRDVPVAEPLAQRLELPVHVLNRVKAAALAPVHVIPEGAHSTFYIRVDEGVGGAFVLGNEIVHGFSRTAGEIGHVVVDPDGPRCTCGQRGCLERMVSVPAVLGGLGVNGIDPAEDDAVASFFAAQQHAPSSDHFHGILARAGEHLGAAIATVINLLNPEYIVVDSPYNDVGTFQQSVRDASRDKALQIPASHAQILFLRTAHASAWGAALAVIHHFEATPAL; encoded by the coding sequence TTGCCCAAAGGTCCCAGCCTGCTGCGCGAGATCAACGAAAAACGCATCCTGTCGTTCCTGCGCGCCAACCGGGTGAGCTCACGCCAGGAGATGGCCGAACGGCTGGGGCTGAGCAAGAACACCGTGTCCCTGATTGTCGAGAAGTTCCTGGAGGAAGGGCTCGTACAGGAATTGGGGACGGACCCGCAGGGCATCGGGCGGCCGCGGACACAGCTTTGCCTCGCCGCGGACGCCTTTCGCGTGCTCGGCGTCCTCGTGCGGGACACCTCCTGCGAGGCGGTGCTCACCGACTACCAGGGCGCCATGTTGCGGTCCGTTCGCGCGAGTGTCCACGCGCGGGACCCGCAGGCGTGCCTGGCTTGCATCGAGGACCTGGCCCGCCGCCTTGCCGACCCGGACGACCATGTCCTCGGCCTCGGGGTGGCCATTCCGGGCTTGGTCGATCCCGATTCCGGCCTCGTCCGCTATTCCACCCACCTGGGCTGGCGGGATGTGCCGGTCGCAGAACCGCTCGCACAGCGCCTCGAGCTTCCGGTGCACGTGCTCAACCGCGTCAAGGCGGCGGCCCTCGCGCCCGTGCACGTGATCCCCGAGGGCGCGCACAGCACCTTCTACATCCGGGTGGATGAAGGGGTGGGCGGTGCGTTTGTGCTCGGCAACGAGATCGTGCACGGGTTCAGCCGGACCGCCGGCGAGATCGGCCACGTGGTCGTGGATCCGGACGGGCCCCGCTGCACCTGCGGCCAGCGCGGTTGCCTGGAGCGGATGGTGAGCGTGCCCGCCGTGTTGGGTGGGTTGGGAGTCAATGGGATCGATCCCGCGGAAGACGACGCCGTCGCCTCGTTCTTCGCGGCCCAGCAGCATGCGCCATCCAGCGACCATTTCCACGGCATCCTCGCGCGGGCGGGGGAGCACCTCGGCGCGGCCATCGCCACCGTGATCAACCTCCTCAACCCCGAGTACATCGTCGTCGACAGCCCGTACAACGACGTCGGCACGTTTCAGCAGTCGGTGCGGGATGCGTCGCGGGATAAAGCGTTACAGATCCCGGCGAGCCATGCGCAGATCCTCTTTCTCCGCACGGCCCACGCCTCCGCCTGGGGCGCCGCTCTGGCGGTCATCCACCACTTCGAGGCCACGCCTGCGCTCTGA
- a CDS encoding DUF4855 domain-containing protein codes for MEAKLGPNTYLPWNVHDNESPVVHLTCGDDLLRSGYRRWSASDLADYLFYLIDGRPCDTLFRAFLFSPNRALSGRFLNPVFTGFEPASNMADWAEWLDELFRPGFHLHALKDVVQQSPLPCTPVDVWVTLPYPDSRQSDFGTVSGATLDFQSKVDRLTAVNWWIGQFVLRWETSGLEGPLRLRGFRWPREVVGDVDADFIPMVSTVVHAFGRQFMWLTNYGSGHVIEWSDLGFDVIALHPNYYGNTALDWNWIDHASMFAQAYRCGMQVVCGKGLLYDENHIYDYLNRGLPAYNGYMRQAFTVMTFDQVSPRDLYQNRLPVYVAVYSFVKGIYQKWTYPTMRY; via the coding sequence GTGGAGGCGAAACTGGGACCCAACACATACCTTCCGTGGAACGTTCACGACAACGAAAGTCCGGTAGTTCACCTGACGTGCGGCGACGACCTGCTGAGAAGCGGGTATCGCCGATGGAGCGCCAGTGACTTGGCAGACTATCTATTTTACTTGATAGACGGCCGTCCGTGTGACACACTGTTTCGCGCTTTCCTCTTTTCTCCGAATCGGGCTCTCAGTGGCCGCTTTCTGAACCCGGTGTTCACGGGGTTCGAGCCGGCGTCGAACATGGCCGATTGGGCGGAATGGTTAGATGAACTGTTTCGTCCCGGCTTTCATTTACACGCACTAAAGGATGTGGTGCAACAGTCGCCGTTACCCTGCACGCCAGTGGACGTCTGGGTGACGCTGCCGTATCCCGACTCCCGCCAGTCCGATTTCGGAACGGTGAGCGGCGCGACGCTCGACTTCCAGAGTAAGGTGGACCGGCTGACGGCCGTCAACTGGTGGATTGGCCAGTTTGTCTTGCGCTGGGAGACTTCCGGGCTGGAGGGCCCCCTCCGTTTGCGGGGATTTCGTTGGCCGCGGGAAGTGGTTGGGGATGTGGACGCCGACTTTATTCCCATGGTGAGTACGGTGGTGCATGCCTTTGGCAGACAGTTCATGTGGCTCACCAACTACGGTTCGGGCCACGTCATCGAGTGGTCCGACCTTGGGTTCGATGTGATTGCTCTGCATCCCAATTACTACGGGAACACTGCACTTGACTGGAACTGGATTGACCACGCATCCATGTTTGCACAGGCCTATCGGTGCGGTATGCAAGTCGTGTGTGGGAAGGGGTTGCTGTATGACGAGAACCACATTTATGACTACTTGAACCGTGGACTGCCTGCCTACAACGGATATATGCGGCAGGCGTTCACAGTGATGACGTTTGACCAGGTGAGTCCACGTGACCTCTACCAGAATCGGCTTCCAGTCTACGTTGCTGTCTACAGCTTTGTGAAAGGAATTTATCAGAAGTGGACGTATCCGACCATGCGATACTGA
- a CDS encoding TetR/AcrR family transcriptional regulator, giving the protein MSKDGNTRKRLIDAAYQVLAANGYEATSIKDIARKAGLSPGLVHYYFTSKEDLLAAVVREATEEYYARMERLRQSVNGDELANAALAESKERVRTHPDWYRLRYELFVLGLRHTTIQEGVKELLLRGKEGIEEAIQAIAGQSVPNAAAISAILLACFDGLALQSLIDPEFDLDGAYRVLSQMGMGYLKSQLEPRGEE; this is encoded by the coding sequence ATGTCGAAGGATGGCAACACGAGAAAGCGGCTTATTGACGCAGCATACCAGGTTCTGGCGGCGAACGGATACGAAGCGACATCCATCAAGGACATTGCTCGTAAAGCCGGACTGTCTCCTGGACTGGTTCACTATTACTTCACCAGCAAAGAGGACCTATTGGCAGCGGTGGTCCGGGAAGCCACTGAGGAGTATTACGCTCGAATGGAGCGATTGCGGCAATCCGTCAATGGGGACGAACTCGCCAATGCTGCATTAGCAGAATCGAAGGAACGTGTGCGCACGCATCCAGACTGGTATCGGTTGCGATATGAGCTGTTTGTACTTGGCCTCCGGCATACCACGATTCAGGAGGGGGTCAAAGAACTTTTGTTGAGGGGGAAAGAGGGGATCGAAGAGGCAATACAGGCGATAGCGGGACAGTCTGTCCCGAATGCGGCAGCAATATCTGCAATCTTGCTTGCGTGCTTTGACGGTTTGGCGTTGCAGTCGTTGATAGACCCGGAGTTTGACCTTGACGGCGCTTATCGTGTGCTCAGTCAGATGGGTATGGGATACCTGAAATCACAACTGGAGCCAAGGGGAGAGGAATGA
- the istB gene encoding IS21-like element helper ATPase IstB, which yields MSEALVLAKAEEQLLELGLKRAAAVLPACVEWAAGHQATYAEFLHRLLEAEQEERYSRYMHARLRMANFPYHKTLADFDFSFQPSVDERQIRELASLTFIQEGSNVIFLGPPGVGKTHLAVALGMEAIRQRMSVYFVTMQKLVADLRRAYQEGRLDKRLRIYTQPKLLICDEVGYLPLDALDAANFFRLVSERYEHGSLIITSNTSFTNWGTLFGDQVLASALLDRLLHHATTINIRGNSYRMKDKLRAGVTHALKEEVTA from the coding sequence ATGAGTGAGGCGCTGGTTCTGGCCAAGGCTGAGGAGCAGCTGCTGGAGCTGGGATTAAAGCGAGCCGCGGCGGTACTGCCGGCGTGCGTGGAGTGGGCAGCGGGGCACCAGGCGACCTATGCAGAGTTTCTGCACAGGCTGCTGGAGGCTGAGCAGGAGGAGCGATACAGCCGTTACATGCACGCCAGGCTCCGCATGGCCAACTTCCCGTATCACAAGACCCTTGCAGATTTCGATTTCTCGTTCCAGCCGTCCGTCGATGAGCGACAAATACGAGAACTAGCCAGCTTGACGTTCATTCAGGAGGGCAGCAACGTCATCTTCCTGGGACCGCCGGGGGTGGGCAAGACCCACCTTGCGGTGGCCCTGGGGATGGAGGCGATTCGACAACGCATGAGCGTCTACTTCGTGACCATGCAGAAGCTGGTCGCCGACTTGCGACGGGCGTACCAAGAGGGTCGGCTGGACAAGCGCCTGCGCATCTACACCCAGCCGAAGCTGCTGATCTGCGACGAAGTCGGCTACTTGCCGCTTGACGCCTTGGACGCCGCGAACTTCTTCCGGCTCGTGTCGGAGCGCTACGAGCACGGGTCCCTTATCATCACGTCCAACACCAGCTTCACCAACTGGGGGACACTCTTCGGTGACCAGGTGCTGGCCTCTGCCTTGCTCGACCGGCTCCTACACCACGCCACCACCATCAACATCCGCGGCAACAGCTACCGGATGAAGGACAAGCTGCGCGCCGGGGTGACACATGCGCTGAAGGAGGAGGTGACCGCGTAG